In the Chlamydiota bacterium genome, TCCTATTTTGGCCGTATCAAAAAAAGTTGAGCTTGCGGCTCTTCTCAGAGAAACCCTAGAGTTTGGATCCTTCCCTCAAGTTGTCCTTTCAGGAGAAAAGCAACAAATTTTGCTGGCCTACTTTGATGATATTGTCAGTAAAGATTTGGTGCGACGCTTTCAAGTTCGAAAAACTGAGAAGTTGAAGGCTCTGGCCAGGCTTTGTTTTTCGAATGTTGCCTCTGGAATGACGTTTAATTCAATGGGGCATTCCTTAGATCTATCTCCGGACACGGTGGAGAAATTTTCAAATTATTTTGAGGAGGTTTACCTTTTTACATTTCTCAAGCGATTTTCGTTTAAGGCAAAGGAGCAAGAAAAAAGCCCAAGAAAGATTTACCCTGTTGACGTTGGGCTTGCAAATGCGGTGGGATTTCGTTCAAGTTCGAATCAAGGGAGGCTTCTAGAGTGTCTGGTTTTTCAAGAACTTTGTCGAAGACGTGCCCAAAATTCAAACATGGATCTTTATTATTGGAAGGATGATCAGCATCGAGAGATTGACTTTGTCGTGAAGGAAGGACTCCACATCCATGAACTGATTCAGGTCTCATGGAATTTGGACCAAGCCCAAACAAAAAAGAGGGAGGTCTCATCCCTTTTAAAAGGAATGGATGCATTAAAGATGAAAGAAGGAGTCGTTATCACAGAAGAATTTGAAGGGCAAGAAACGCTAGATGGAAAAACCATTCACTATAAACCTGTCTTAAAGTGGTTGTTGACAATATAATGGGTCGAGAGTTAGGTGAGATAAAGGCTCACAAAAATAACAATCCAAACAGCGTCTACAAAATGCCAGTACATGGAGCCTATGTGAAAGGGAGTGGGATTTTTGAGAGGCTGCTGTTTTGATCTCATGAGGAGAAATAGAAGGACGCATAATCCGACCAAGACGTGAAGACCGTGAAAACCGGTAAGGGTAAAAAAAGTCGAGGCAAAGGGCCCGGTTTTAAGGACAAGACCCTCGCGAATAAGTTTCGCCCATTCAACGCCTTGGAGCACTAAAAAAATGATTCCTAGGACAAGTGTTATTCCAATTTTGGAAAAAAGTTTTTGGTTTGTTCCCTTGTTAATCATCGTTTGCGCTTGATGAAGGAAAAAACTGCTTGATAGAAGGATGAGAGTGTTGATTGAGGTCATGAGAATGGGTAAATGATAAGGCCCTTGCCAGCCAGGATTCGCAAATCGTAAAACGCTATAGGCGGCTAAAAGTGTGATGAACATCATGGCTTTAAACATCTTTTTCTCTCCCGCTCATGTTTTTTTTTGTAGTCGCCCGATTCATCGGGCAGCCCCATAAATGGGGCGACTACAAAACGAGCTTTAAGAGGGGGGTGTAAGGAATCAAAAATCATTTATCAATTTTGAGATTCATATTATCAAGTTCCTCTGATTGCAAAAGCCAGTCTTTTCCCTTTAGTTTCGGATGATTGAATTCATGAGGTCCGTGATAAACCCTAGGGATTTCTTCAAAATTATGTTCAGGAGGTGGAGATGCGATCGTCCATTCCAGTGTGTTGGCCTGCCATGGATTCATAGGTGCTCTTTTCCCCAAAAATAAACTTCCAAAAAAATTCAGAATGAAAATCATTTGTGATGCCCCCAAAATAAAGGCGGCCCAGCTGATTTTGATGTTTAAAGGTTGTAAGGGCTTTAGAAAATCATATGTAGTTGGATCTGCGATTCTTCTCATCATTCCTCCCATTCCCAAAAAGAACATTCCAAAAAAGACGTAGCACAAAGTAAGGAATGTGATCCAAAAATGAAGTTTGCCAAGCATTGAATTCATGAGGCGGCCGAACATTTTGGGGAACCAATAGTAAATGGCTGCAAAACTTCCAAAGAGAACAGATGCAGCCAAAGTAAAATGAAAATGTCCCACCACAAAATAAGTGTCGTGAATGTAAATATCAATCGCCTGGCTTGCATTGAAAATGCCGGTGAGGCCTCCTAGGCCAAAGACAACGATGAGTCCGAGACAAAAATACATCGGGGTGGTGAAGCGCAAAGAGCCCTTCCACAATGTCCCGAGCCAATTGAGAAAGAAAATAGAGGAAGGGATGCTCACAAGAAAAGTGGTGTACATGAAAAATTTTCCCAAGGTCCCGTTCATGCCGCTCGGATACATGTGATGTGCCCAAACGATGCCACTTAAGACAGAAATAATGCCCATTGAAATCACGGTCGCCTTGTATCCAAAAGCAGGTTTTCGCGAAAATACAGACAAAAGATCAGAGATGATGCCCCAGGCCGGAAGAATCAAAATATAGACTTCAGGGTGACCAAAGGCCCAGAAAAGATGCTCATAGAGAAGGACCTGGCCTCCAGGAGCTGGAGCCAAAGGACCTGCTGTATAAAAAGTGGTTCCTAGAATTCGATCGAGTAAAAGAAGAACAAGTGTGATGGCAATGACAGGAACAAACACGGCGTTTAAAATGGCCGTGTAAAAAAGTCCCCAAGTGGTCAAAGGCATTCGAAACCACTTCATGCCGGGGGATCTCAGCATGATAATGGTTGTGATGTAATTGACGGATCCTAAAATCGTCGAAATTCCAAAAGGCCATGTCACGTGCGCCCATTTGAAGGGGAATAAGAAAATTTCCGAAGGCACCAATTAAAATAGGCGTGATGGCAAAGAAGACCATAATGGTCCCGTGCATGGTCACCAGCATGTTGTAATTCTCTGGAGCAAGGATGCCTCCTAAAGCAGGGAAAAGCATTTTCC is a window encoding:
- a CDS encoding ATP-binding protein; the protein is MKKEEIIAILKDWNFWEKDLSCGVRRPVYLENLERLYKTNQVIVITGPRRAGKSFLMRQLARDLFGDDAFLKKEGLFINFEDPRWPKFDAKFLQKIYETYLEFLAPSGKPTLFLDEIQEVQDWEKWVLSMHELEKARIVLSGSNAKLLGKELSTLLTGRHVNLTVFPLSFQEKMQFRGISFPDPILAVSKKVELAALLRETLEFGSFPQVVLSGEKQQILLAYFDDIVSKDLVRRFQVRKTEKLKALARLCFSNVASGMTFNSMGHSLDLSPDTVEKFSNYFEEVYLFTFLKRFSFKAKEQEKSPRKIYPVDVGLANAVGFRSSSNQGRLLECLVFQELCRRRAQNSNMDLYYWKDDQHREIDFVVKEGLHIHELIQVSWNLDQAQTKKREVSSLLKGMDALKMKEGVVITEEFEGQETLDGKTIHYKPVLKWLLTI
- a CDS encoding heme-copper oxidase subunit III, which encodes MFKAMMFITLLAAYSVLRFANPGWQGPYHLPILMTSINTLILLSSSFFLHQAQTMINKGTNQKLFSKIGITLVLGIIFLVLQGVEWAKLIREGLVLKTGPFASTFFTLTGFHGLHVLVGLCVLLFLLMRSKQQPLKNPTPFHIGSMYWHFVDAVWIVIFVSLYLT